AAGGGATCGTGATTGGAGTAACTGAATGTGCGCGGAATAGTTGTATGGGCAAGCGTGTAGGAAACAGACACGGTATTTTGACATGATTATGAATGaccaaattaaatgttttttaaggGAGCGCTCCGATTAGTGATAGTAGATGTAATGTATAGTTcaatgattttaataaattttttattggaatTAGGGTTAGGGAGAGTAAATTTTTTGAGatgatatttttatgttatttttaattaactggCACATAAGTCTTTCTATATGTATGGTGAGGTTAGTAAGAACGTCTATATAATtggtataaatgtatatatataacttttaaaatgtctATACAGTTTTATACGCATTATGGCTTACGTGTAAAATGTCCTTGTTAAGAGATTCTATCGTTTGCAGCGACAGCTATGATCGGAagaaattttattattgaattgaaTAAATTTCAGAGAAAATGATAAACCTtaactgttatatttttttaatcttggaATCCCGTTGGAcgctttttaatttaaatattaaaaacatcttTATAACTTGTTATGGTTTGGTTTATTGAATTTCACATAGAAAGCTCAAGGTGAGTCTCAGGCTTCGCGAAATTGAGTATGGATATGTCAGTTTTGGGCATCTGGATGAATGACCCTCTTGGTAACGTGCGTTTGGGGAATTTGTCAACCTTAACCGTGAAGTTTAAGATCAAGGTCGTGACACACACAACACCTGAGTAAACTGAGTAACCAAAATCAATCAATTATTTAAACGAAGCCAAATGTGTACCAAGTATATTCACGAATAtcgttacaataattataataaaacgcTCTTTAAATACAAAATCGGGTTTATAACTCCACGAAAGAACCGACTCTACAATAGCAcaatgattacaaaaaaaaataatggtttgatAAGAAATGACATCAGCTGTTTGGTTGGATAGGACATGTGATTATGGTCTCCGCTTGCCAGCTGTTGCCAATTAAACGATTTATTAAGATAATAAACTAaaccaattttttgaaaataattttacgttaaaGTGGTACCTACACGCATTTTGTCACTGGCAAAAAGTGACTTCAATAAAATGTTGTGACAAAAAGCGATTAATTAGAAATTAAGCGACTTTAAGTGaaaaacatgtgagcgagtcctttagtactcgccagagatgtgtaacatctaacctcggtaacgagctaattcatgtgttctcatgttgcaaatacacttataatacgaaactaggacactaaatgtaacgtagaattctttaaaataatgccaagcataCTAAATATAGGAGAACAAAATTTTCCTTAATTTCTGGACGTAAATCACACGTATTTTGTTGCACCCTCCACTAGAatttgttgccggagcagctatgtgaACTATCGAATCaatcgatttgcagagcaaatTATTAAACTATAGGCTATAATGAAACGGCCAATATAAACGAAAAAGACTTCAGAGAATACTAAAACCCGGCTTTAaacctgattttctacaatgaattttcttaaaatattgccTATCTTCTTAGaatccattaaacagttaatattgttacgagtgggggaaaacgggttcgtaaggatagcccaattatgtttcaattttatttattactaatatttacatcactaactaAACCACCAAATAACGTATGTCcacaaatcactcgcacttaaaaaagTCTGTTCACAAAAAACTTAGATATCTGTCAAGTCCAGAGTTCAtattcctcactggagctaggctcaactgTACTCGGCACCTgttcacacagtctcgcgccactcagtcacacacGCACGGCTCCGTCGCTACGCGCTGTGCCGACCTCCaagccgaactcgcacttcactcctcGCCTGTACGAACTCTCGGAACTACAACGGAGGacggcgtcaccgcttttatacccttggcagtcTTTCTGAAACCGACTGGAGTAGTTGTGATGTGTCGCGTTATCCCAGGCCGACCCCACGCTCGAAGCAACCAGAGTaacggcgcttattcacgccactccacacgGCGGCCACTGTAAGCCCGCGGGTATTCCCAGGCCGCAAGGGGATATACGACCGCTCCCAGGCAGGAGGGCGCGGGGGCAGTGGAGGGGGGTGGCGTGGCTGGCCGCTATAACCCCCGAAGGAATGCATGCGCAGGGTTGCCAGACGTACGACTATAGTCGTACATGTACGACTATTTCGTAGTTCGGTACGACGTACGTCTGAACATAGGGTCGTACACCTATTTGTacgactattttgaaattttggtggtTAAGAtgttatggttaaatattttggtcTCATAAACACAATATATGCAGTTCTAAAGAAGCCAAAATCGAAAATTGTAATGAAATCGATCTGAATGTTAATCCAATTCAAGAAACAATCGATAGCTTCATTATAATAGTTGAGAGGAATGACAACAGAATGCACATAAATCAATATCATATTGgatacattattaaaatatgtgtgaTATTCTGTAAGTACCTATCATCTTTGGAACAGTACGAACAATTTAAGAATTTAACAGTTGTTTACATTGTTTGGTAAATATGAGTGACGCAGAAGATGGGCTAAGTTCGCCACCAAAAAAGGTGTGTATTCAGCAAAATGCAGGTAAACACAGGGCTCAAAAATTTAGAAAAGAGTGGTTGTCTGAAACAGAATTTAAAGAGTGGCTGTTACCTGTACATGGAGACGAATACAAGGCTAAGTGTAAATTTTGTGGGATAACACTTGTTACCGAAATAAGTAACTTAAAGCGGCATGCAACCGGTGGGAAACATACAGCACTTAGAATGTCTGCTACTGTTAGACAAACATCGATTTATAGATTTATTGCAGCACCTAAAGTTGATTTAGACAAAGAAGTTGCATCTGCTGAAATAAAACTTTCGGCATTCATTGCGGAGCACAATGTTGCTTTTTCTGTTGCAGACCATCTCACAGCTGTCATAAAATATATCTTTTCTGACcataaaattgcacagaaattgaCTCTTAAACGAACAAAAACATGCAgtattgtaaataatgtaatagcTGCCGATCATAAGGAGAAGTTGGCGAATAAATTAAAGAACACCAAATTCAGCATCCTTACAGATGAATCAACAGACATAGGGACAATAAAAATGTCGTGCATAGTGGTAAGGTACCATGATTTCCAGTCTGGAAGGATAGAGAGCAAATTCTGGGAACTAAGAGAAATTTTTGACTCTTCAAATAAAGTTGTGTGCGCCAGTGCAGAAAACCTGTTTCGTGGCTTGGTTGCTTCAATCACAGAGTTTGGAATTCCGTTGGAAAATGTGATCGGATTTGGAGCAGATGGATGTAATGTGATGATGGGTGAACATAATTCAGTATCATCTCGTCTCAAAGAAGCTTGTCCTGGGATCGTGGTGGTTAAGTGCATTTGTCATTCGGCACATCTGTGTGCTAGTGAAGCATGTAAAGTGCTTCCTCGGTCTTGTGAAGATATGGCTCGTGAAATATACAATTTCTTGAAGAGCAGTGCTAAACGACAGAGTGAGCTGAAAGAGTTTCAAACATTTCTTGACATGGAACCTTTGAAAATGCTTCATCCCTCGCAGACCAGGTGGTTGTCTTTGGTGGCAGTTGTTCAACGCATTTTGGAGCAGTGGGATgctttgaaattgtattttacagACTGTTGGTTGTCACAGAGACTCTTAAGTGCAGAAAACATCTTCAATGCACTTCACGATCcttttttgaaactgtatttcatGTTCCTTTCATGGGTTCTTCCGAAATTCACAAAATTCAACGAATTTTTCCAGACGAAGAATGTTGTTATTACAGAACTACATACCCAATTAAGAGATCTCTATACTGACATTCTCCTTAGTTTCATGAAAAGGGACTATGTCATGAAAACACCACTCGAGGAAGTCGATCCTGCCCTGGAGAAGTATCATCTTCCAGACACTGAGATGTATTTAGGAGTTAAAGTCCTGCAGCACATTGATAAACCAGAAATCACTTCCAAGCCCGATATTCGCTGTCATTTCTTTCACAGGTGTAGAACTTTCCTCACGGTGAGTTGAATCACTTGCAAGCctcattgttatttaattttaatttttgtaactgaaataatGATAAATGTTTGTCATAATTTTTCAGGTTGCTGCGCAAGAAATAAGAAAAAGATATAATATGAATGATCCGGTTCTGTCGAAACTTAGCTACCTGCAACCTAAAGCAGCTCTTTCACCAGTATTCAGGGTTAACTGCCCTTCCCTTCTTCCACTAGTAAAAGTAGTCCCAAGAATTGTTTCTTGTGATGATGATGCAAGTTTACAGCGTCTTGATGATCAGTGGAGGGAGCTTCCATTTTCAAGGGCAAGGCTTCCAGAAGATATTGATGATGTAAACAGTCCTGACATTTTCTGGAATATGCTTCTGAAACCAAGCTGTGACACACAAGAAGCTCATTTCAAAGAATTGGCTACATTTGCACTTCATGTGCTTAGTCTCCCGCACTCTAATGCAGACTGTGAAAGAGTCTTCAGTCAGGTATGAAAATATATGCATcataaataactattttgttaCCTACtgttcttattttaaaatttgagttttTGTTAACTGCAAT
This DNA window, taken from Bacillus rossius redtenbacheri isolate Brsri chromosome 3, Brsri_v3, whole genome shotgun sequence, encodes the following:
- the LOC134531176 gene encoding uncharacterized protein LOC134531176 isoform X1; this encodes MSATVRQTSIYRFIAAPKVDLDKEVASAEIKLSAFIAEHNVAFSVADHLTAVIKYIFSDHKIAQKLTLKRTKTCSIVNNVIAADHKEKLANKLKNTKFSILTDESTDIGTIKMSCIVVRYHDFQSGRIESKFWELREIFDSSNKVVCASAENLFRGLVASITEFGIPLENVIGFGADGCNVMMGEHNSVSSRLKEACPGIVVVKCICHSAHLCASEACKVLPRSCEDMAREIYNFLKSSAKRQSELKEFQTFLDMEPLKMLHPSQTRWLSLVAVVQRILEQWDALKLYFTDCWLSQRLLSAENIFNALHDPFLKLYFMFLSWVLPKFTKFNEFFQTKNVVITELHTQLRDLYTDILLSFMKRDYVMKTPLEEVDPALEKYHLPDTEMYLGVKVLQHIDKPEITSKPDIRCHFFHRCRTFLTVAAQEIRKRYNMNDPVLSKLSYLQPKAALSPVFRVNCPSLLPLVKVVPRIVSCDDDASLQRLDDQWRELPFSRARLPEDIDDVNSPDIFWNMLLKPSCDTQEAHFKELATFALHVLSLPHSNADCERVFSQVNLVKTKVRNRLLPKTVNGALLASECVKESGTCALFRPTAEMLSRMTSANLYASSAPENDIVDILFEKDD
- the LOC134531176 gene encoding uncharacterized protein LOC134531176 isoform X2, which translates into the protein MSATVRQTSIYRFIAAPKVDLDKEVASAEIKLSAFIAEHNVAFSVADHLTAVIKYIFSDHKIAQKLTLKRTKTCSIVNNVIAADHKEKLANKLKNTKFSILTDESTDIGTIKMSCIVVRYHDFQSGRIESKFWELREIFDSSNKVVCASAENLFRGLVASITEFGIPLENVIGFGADGCNVMMGEHNSVSSRLKEACPGIVVVKCICHSAHLCASEACKVLPRSCEDMAREIYNFLKSSAKRQSELKEFQTFLDMEPLKMLHPSQTRWLSLVAVVQRILEQWDALKLYFTDCWLSQRLLSAENIFNALHDPFLKLYFMFLSWVLPKFTKFNEFFQTKNVVITELHTQLRDLYTDILLSFMKRDYVMKTPLEEVDPALEKYHLPDTEMYLGVKVLQHIDKPEITSKPDIRCHFFHRCRTFLTVAAQEIRKRYNMNDPVLSKLSYLQPKAALSPVFRVNCPSLLPLVKVVPRIVSCDDDASLQRLDDQWRELPFSRARLPEDIDDVNSPDIFWNMLLKPSCDTQEAHFKELATFALHVLSLPHSNADCERVFSQV